The nucleotide sequence GCTCCGCGAGGATGGTCACCACACTCCTAAACAATCAGCTCGAGGTAGAACGATATTCTACTCGCCACAGAAGTTCAACTCTCGCCATTCGCGAGCCGAACCGCACTGCGGAAACTCACGCGGAATTTCGCAGTCACGTTCGGCTCGCGGGCGATTGGTCGCGAATCCGCTCACGCACCACGAATTTCTGCACCTTGCCGCTGGCCGTGCGCGGGAAGTCATCGACCTCGTGCAGCTCCTCGGGCCATTTCTGCTTGGCGACGCCCGCGCGCTCGAAGTGCGCGCGGACCTCGGGCAACGAAGGCTTCGTGTGCCCCGGCTTGAGGCGCAGCATCGCGGCGGCGTGCTCGCCCAGCCGGGCGTCGGGCGCGGACACCACCACGGCCTCGGCGACGGCCGGCAGCCCGAGCAGGATCTCCTCGAGCTCCAGCGCGCTGATGTTCTCGCCGCCGCGGATGATGATGTCGGACTTGCGGTCGGTGATGGTGATAAAGCCATCCTCGTCCATCACCCCGATGTCGCCGGTGTGATACCACCCGTCGTCGTCAAAGGCCTTCGCGGTCAAAGCGGGATCGGTGTAGCCGATGAACAAATCCGGTCCGCGCGAGAGGATTTCGCCGTCGTCGGCCAGCCGGACCTCCACGCCTGGCCGCGCTTCGCCGTCGGTGAACAGCCGCTTGTCCTCCGGCGCGGTCCAGTGCGAGCCGGTGATAGACGGGTGTTCGCTGCTGCCGTAGGAGCGGTGGACGAGGATGCCGAGATCGGCCAGCCGGCGCGTGACGGCCGCGGGAACGGTGGACCCGCCGAGGCCCAGGTACTTGATGTACTGCAGGTGCTCGTCGGTGAACCGAGGATGGTCGAGCAGGCTGGTGACGAAGTAGGGCGGCCCGCCGCCGAGCGCCACGCCGTCGCTTTCCATCAGGTCGATCGCCTTGTCGGGGTCCCAGACGTCGGTGAGATCGATTGGCGCGCCCTCGATTACCGGGATCAGGAAGGCGCCGAGCATGCCGATGAAGTGTCCGACGGGCAGTGCCGTGAGTTGCCGGCCGCGTCCCGGCGGGTAGTTCGAAAGCAATTGGCGGGTCTCAAAATCCAGCGATTGATGGCTGTGGATCACGCCCTTGGGATTGCTGGTGGTTCCCGACGTGAACGCGATCAGTGCGGGGTTGGCGGCATCGGTCGCCAACGTGTCGGTCATCGGCTCGGTGTCCAGGAGCGCGTCGAAGCTCGCACCCACCACCCCGACGATCGGCACGTCGGC is from Mycobacterium conspicuum and encodes:
- a CDS encoding AMP-binding protein; this encodes MTGFPVRTVSPELAQRYADQGWWTGDTLGDLLGRGLKDNPQVTFHVHSAQRPFSGTYGEVELQARRLAAGLRARGVGPGDVIAFQLPNWVEAAVTFWASAFLSAVVVPIVHFYGPKELRYILGTVKPKVFITAEGFGRMTYEPDVSADVPIVGVVGASFDALLDTEPMTDTLATDAANPALIAFTSGTTSNPKGVIHSHQSLDFETRQLLSNYPPGRGRQLTALPVGHFIGMLGAFLIPVIEGAPIDLTDVWDPDKAIDLMESDGVALGGGPPYFVTSLLDHPRFTDEHLQYIKYLGLGGSTVPAAVTRRLADLGILVHRSYGSSEHPSITGSHWTAPEDKRLFTDGEARPGVEVRLADDGEILSRGPDLFIGYTDPALTAKAFDDDGWYHTGDIGVMDEDGFITITDRKSDIIIRGGENISALELEEILLGLPAVAEAVVVSAPDARLGEHAAAMLRLKPGHTKPSLPEVRAHFERAGVAKQKWPEELHEVDDFPRTASGKVQKFVVRERIRDQSPASRT